One genomic region from Argentina anserina chromosome 2, drPotAnse1.1, whole genome shotgun sequence encodes:
- the LOC126784447 gene encoding 2-hydroxyisoflavanone dehydratase-like: MDSNNSEIIHDFPPFFKVFKDGNIERYMPLHGPVPAGLDPTTGVQSKDVVVSPETEVKARIFIPKINDGGQKLPLFVHYHGGGFCMGSPFGEIGKNFLSSLVLKANVIVVSVDYRLAPEHRLPIAYDDSSAALHWIASHSNGEGPEAWLNEHADLNRVFLGGESAGANIAHYAAVQAGVNAPVGLNIVGLVMVHPFFGGKECDKMYQFLSSTSSGCDDDPKLNPAADPDLEKMPCGKVLVCVAEKDWLRDRGVSYYETLEKLKGEGFAELFETEGEDHCFFLFNSEADKAGLLLQKVVDFFNLS; encoded by the coding sequence ATGGATTCAAACAACAGCGAAATAATCCATGATTTCCCACCCTTTTTCAAAGTCTTCAAAGATGGTAACATAGAGAGGTACATGCCACTCCATGGCCCCGTTCCGGCGGGACTCGACCCAACAACCGGAGTCCAATCCAAAGACGTGGTGGTCTCGCCTGAAACCGAAGTAAAAGCTCGCATTTTCATCCCCAAAATCAACGATGGAGGTCAGAAGTTGCCCCTCTTTGTCCATTACCACGGTGGAGGCTTCTGCATGGGATCGCCCTTTGGTGAGATTGGAAAGAATTTCCTTTCATCTCTAGTCCTCAAAGCCAACGTCATTGTAGTTTCTGTCGACTACAGGCTAGCCCCAGAGCATCGTTTACCGATCGCCTACGATGATTCCTCAGCCGCTTTGCACTGGATCGCTTCCCACTCTAATGGAGAAGGGCCTGAAGCTTGGCTGAACGAGCATGCAGATCTGAATAGGGTTTTCTTGGGCGGGGAGAGTGCTGGAGCCAATATAGCTCATTATGCTGCAGTCCAAGCTGGGGTTAATGCTCCAGTAGGGTTGAATATTGTTGGGTTAGTTATGGTGCACCCCTTCTTCGGAGGTAAGGAGTGTGACAAGATGTAtcagtttttaagctcgacgAGCTCTGGTTGTGATGATGACCCGAAACTGAACCCGGCAGCGGAtccggacttggagaaaatgcCATGTGGGAAGGTGTTGGTTTGTGTTGCCGAGAAAGATTGGCTGAGAGATAGAGGAGTGAGCTACTATGAGACTTTGGAGAAACTTAAAGGGGAAGGCTTTGCTGAGTTGTTTGAGACAGAAGGGGAGGACCATTGCTTTTTTCTGTTCAACTCCGAAGCCGACAAAGCCGGCCTTTTGCTGCAAAAAGTGGTTGATTTCTTCAATCTGAGCTGA
- the LOC126783398 gene encoding uncharacterized protein LOC126783398: protein MADDHSSFTKDILPKKSPLLLRTIVVLFVMVCGVYICSICLKQIRTGTSIRFLSIPEVIQKPCQKPYIEPEEAPYVHFPKPTTYSRAECACNPVRYFAIFSMQRSGSGWFETLLNNHTNISSNGEIFSVKVRRSNMSTISETLDRVYSLDWLSSASKNECTAAVGLKWMLNQGLMQNHEKIVEYFNTRGVAAIFLFRRNLLRRMISVLANTYDREVKLLNGTHKSHVHSHHEAEILAKYKPTINATLLLADLKKVEDTTTKALQYFNSTRHLILYYEDVVKNRSKLKDVQDFLKVPQRDLKSRQVKIHKGSLSSQVENWGDVQKALNGTHYESFLHAGLHR from the exons ATGGCTGATGATCACAGCTCTTTCACCAAG GATATATTGCCAAAGAAATCGCCTTTGCTGCTGAGGACGATTGTCGTGTTGTTTGTAATGGTCTGTGGTGTCTATATATGCTCAATTTGTTTAAAGCAAATCAGAACTGGTACCTCAATTAGATTCTTAAGCATCCCTGAGGTGATTCAAAAGCCGTGCCAGAAACCTTATATTGAACCGGAAGAAGCGCCTTATGTGCACTTCCCAAAGCCCACAACTTACAGCAG GGCTGAATGTGCGTGCAATCCTGTGAGATATTTTGCAATTTTCTCGATGCAGAGGTCTGGGAGTGGTTGGTTTGAGACTCTACTGAATAATCATACTAACATAAGCTCAAATGGGGAAATCTTCTCTGTTAAAGTCAGGAGAAGTAACATGTCAACAATTTCGGAGACTTTGGATAGAGTATACAGTCTAGATTGGCTCAGTAGTGCCTCAAAAAATGAGTGCACAGCTGCAGTTGGCTTAAAGTGGATGCTTAACCAG GGGTTGATGCAAAATCATGAAAAAATAGTGGAGTACTTCAACACTCGCGGTGTTGCTGCTATATTTCTCTTTCGAAGGAATCTGCTGCGTAGGATGATCTCTGTGCTCGCAAATACTTATGATCGAGAGGTGAAGCTACTGAACGGAACCCACAAGTCTCATGTGCATTCTCATCATGag GCAGAGATACTTGCAAAATACAAGCCTACAATCAATGCAACTTTGCTTTTAGCCGACCTGAAGAAAGTTGAGGATACAACTACCAAAGCATTGCAATATTTCAACAGCACCCGACATCTAATCCTATATTATGAGGATGTTGTTAAAAACCGCAGT AAATTAAAAGACGTTCAAGATTTTCTCAAGGTCCCACAAAGGGATTTAAAGAGTCGTCAGGTGAAGATACACAAAGGTTCCTTGTCTAGTCAGGTTGAGAATTGGGGTGATGTCCAAAAAGCACTTAACGGAACACATTATGAAAGCTTTCTCCATGCAGGTCTTCACAGGTAA
- the LOC126805503 gene encoding polyadenylate-binding protein RBP47-like, with translation MAQQTNGGGSGDLSTTPQQAQPNQQQQQQQQQWMHQQQQQQQQQWMAMQYPAAAMAMMQQQMMVYPQHYMPAYAAHPHHNPYQQAQAAAAYQQQPKQQQLAQQKMGPTDEVRTLWAGDLHHWMDEAYLHQCFAYTGQVSSVKVIRNKQTGQTEGYGFIEFYSREAAEEVLQNYNGTPMPNTEQPFRLNWATFSAGDRRADTSSDLSIFVGDLATDVTDTMLQETFASRYSSVKGAKVVQDANTGRSKGYGFVRFGDENERTKAIAEMNGAYCSSRPMRIGVATPKKSSGYQQQYSSQALVLAGSGGHANGAMAQGSQSDGESNNTTIFVGGLDSDVNEEDLRQPFSQFGEVISVKIPVGKACGFVQFASRKDAENAMNMLNATVIGKQTVRLSWGRSQGNKQWRSDSSNQWNNGGHYGGQGYGGYANAAPQNPDLSMHASGAVNGSS, from the exons ATGGCCCAGCAGACCAACGGCGGCGGCAGCGGCGATCTGAGCACCACGCCTCAGCAGGCCCAGCCCAATcagcaacagcagcagcagcaacagcaGTGGATgcatcagcagcagcagcagcagcagcagcaatggATGGCGATGCAGTATCCGGCGGCCGCTATGGCGATGATGCAGCAGCAAATGATGGTGTATCCGCAGCATTACATGCCTGCTTACGCCGCGCATCCGCATCACAATCCCTACCAGCAGGCTCAGGCGGCGGCGGCGTACCAGCAGCAGCCAAAGCAGCAGCAGCTGGCGCAGCAGAAGATGGGTCCTACGGATGAGGTCAGGACATTATGGGCTGGAGATTTGCATCATTGGATGGATGAGGCCTACCTTCATCAATGCTTCGCCTACACTGGACAG GTTTCTTCAGTAAAGGTTATACGCAATAAGCAAACAGGTCAGACGGAAGGGTACGGTTTTATTGAGTTCTATTCACGTGAAGCAGCTGAGGAAGTTCTACAGAACTATAATGGTACTCCTATGCCAAATACGGAGCAGCCTTTTCGTCTGAACTGGGCTACCTTTAGTGCGGGTGACAGACGGGCAGATACTAGTTCAGATCTATCTATATTTGTAGGAGATTTAGCTACAGATGTTACTGACACTATGTTGCAAGAAACTTTTGCTAGTAGATACTCATCTGTGAAGGGGGCAAAAGTTGTTCAAGATGCAAATACTGGTCGTTCAAAGGGTTATGGTTTTGTTAGGTTTGGGGATGAAAATGAGAGGACAAAGGCCATTGCGGAAATGAATGGTGCGTATTGTTCAAGCAGGCCCATGCGTATTGGTGTTGCAACGCCCAAAAAATCATCTGGCTATCAACAACAGTACTCTTCACAAG CATTGGTATTGGCTGGAAGTGGTGGACATGCAAATGGTGCCATGGCCCAAGGTTCTCAGTCCGATGGCGAGTCCAATAACACAACT ATATTTGTTGGAGGGCTTGATTCTGATGTCAATGAGGAAGACCTCAGGCAGCCTTTTTCTCAATTTGGTGAAGTTATCTCTGTGAAGATACCAGTTGGAAAAGCATGTGGTTTTGTTCAGTTCGCTAGCAG GAAGGATGCTGAGAATGCAATGAATATGCTGAATGCGACCGTAATTGGGAAGCAAACAGTTCGTCTGTCTTGGGGTCGCAGTCAAGGCAACAAGCAG TGGAGATCAGACTCAAGTAACCAGTGGAACAATGGGGGACATTATGGAGGGCAGGGGTATGGTGGGTATGCAAATGCTGCTCCACAGAATCCTGATCTGAGTATGCATGCTTCAGGTGCGGTTAACGGGTCTTCTTAA